From a single Pseudomonas cremoricolorata genomic region:
- a CDS encoding LysR family transcriptional regulator: MQYQITHADLTLVLALDRGRSLAKAAELLKVDVSTVFRSIRRLESALGSALFVKSRKGYLPTDTAQALAEQAERAELALEAARIALTSGEQVVSGTVRLTCTEAVLHGLLLPALADFMPAYPALSLELGTSNTFANLSRRDADIALRLTNAPPEHLVGRCLGSTSYVLCGRPELQQALQQGVHNVAWITPDDSMADHPTVVWRNQHHPELIPRYQCSGMSTVAQLVASGMGVAVLADYMVPTLEGVEALSGPLPGCDTQLWLLTRPDCRALRSVQTLFEELTPRLREALQR, translated from the coding sequence ATGCAATATCAGATTACCCATGCCGACCTGACGCTGGTCCTCGCACTGGACCGCGGACGCTCCCTGGCCAAGGCAGCCGAACTGCTCAAGGTCGATGTATCCACGGTTTTTCGCTCGATTCGCCGGCTCGAGTCCGCCTTGGGCAGCGCGTTGTTCGTGAAAAGCCGCAAGGGCTATCTGCCTACCGACACCGCGCAGGCTCTGGCAGAGCAGGCCGAGCGCGCCGAACTGGCCTTGGAAGCTGCACGTATCGCTCTGACCAGCGGTGAGCAGGTAGTCAGCGGCACGGTCCGCCTGACCTGTACCGAAGCGGTGCTGCACGGCCTGCTGCTGCCCGCGCTGGCAGACTTCATGCCTGCGTACCCGGCGCTATCGCTCGAGCTGGGCACCTCCAACACCTTCGCCAACCTCAGCCGGCGCGATGCCGACATCGCCCTGCGCCTGACCAACGCTCCGCCCGAGCATCTGGTCGGCCGCTGCCTGGGCTCGACCTCTTACGTGCTGTGCGGCCGCCCGGAGCTACAGCAAGCCCTGCAGCAAGGGGTGCACAACGTGGCCTGGATCACCCCGGATGACTCCATGGCCGATCACCCCACGGTCGTCTGGCGCAATCAGCATCACCCCGAGCTGATCCCACGCTACCAGTGCAGCGGCATGTCCACCGTGGCGCAGTTGGTGGCAAGCGGCATGGGCGTGGCGGTACTGGCCGACTACATGGTGCCGACCCTGGAGGGTGTCGAGGCGCTGAGCGGGCCACTGCCCGGTTGCGATACTCAACTGTGGCTGCTGACGCGTCCCGACTGTCGCGCGCTGCGTTCGGTGCAGACGCTGTTCGAAGAACTCACTCCGCGGCTGCGCGAGGCGCTGCAACGTTGA
- the rpoZ gene encoding DNA-directed RNA polymerase subunit omega, whose protein sequence is MARVTVEDCLEHVDNRFELVMLSTKRARQLATGGKEPRVAWENDKPTVVALREIAEGIITEDFLAAEEIVTEDPVFAAFEDESNEAV, encoded by the coding sequence ATGGCCCGCGTAACCGTCGAAGATTGCCTTGAACACGTGGACAACCGCTTTGAGCTGGTAATGCTGTCCACCAAACGCGCGCGCCAATTGGCCACCGGCGGCAAAGAGCCGCGCGTGGCGTGGGAAAACGACAAACCCACCGTCGTTGCCCTGCGCGAAATCGCCGAAGGCATCATCACTGAAGACTTCCTTGCCGCCGAAGAAATCGTCACCGAAGATCCGGTCTTCGCCGCCTTCGAGGACGAGTCCAACGAGGCCGTCTGA
- the spoT gene encoding bifunctional GTP diphosphokinase/guanosine-3',5'-bis pyrophosphate 3'-pyrophosphohydrolase yields the protein MPSIDALAERLSTYLGPDQVNLVRRAYFYAEQAHDGQRRRSGEPYVTHPLAVANILADMHMDHQSLMAAMLHDVIEDTGIAKEALSQQFGETVAELVDGVSKLTQMNFETKAEAQAENFQKMAMAMARDIRVILVKLADRLHNMRTLEVLSGEKRRRIAKETLEIYAPIANRLGMHTVRVEFEDLGFKAMHPMRSSLINRAVKSARGNRKEIVAKIEHSLANCLAADGIEGDVSGRQKHLYGIYKKMRGKRRAFTEIMDVYAFRIVVDKVDTCYRVLGAVHNLYKPLPGRFKDYIAIPKANGYQSLHTTLFGMHGVPIEIQIRTREMEEMANNGIAAHWLYKSNGDEQPQGNHARARQWVKGILELQQRAGNSLEFIESVKIDLFPDEVYVFTPKGRIMELPKGSTAVDFAYAVHTDVGNSCIACRINRRLAPLSEPLQSGSTVEIVSAPGARPNPAWLNFVVTGKARTHIRHALKQQRRSESINLGERLLNKVLTGFDSSLEQIAAERIQPILDEYRLELLEDLLEDIGLGNRMAYVVARRLLSAESEQLPAPEGPLAIRGTEGLVLSYAKCCTPIPGDPIVGHLSAGKGMVVHLEDCRNISEIRHNPEKCLQLSWAKDVTGEFNVELRVELEHQRGLIALLASSVNAADGNIEKISMDERDGRISVVQLVVSVHDRVHLARVIKKLRTLTGVVRITRMRA from the coding sequence ATGCCAAGCATAGACGCTCTCGCCGAACGGCTATCGACCTACCTGGGCCCCGACCAGGTCAACCTGGTACGGCGCGCCTATTTCTACGCCGAACAGGCGCACGATGGCCAGCGCCGCCGCAGTGGCGAGCCGTACGTGACCCACCCGCTGGCGGTGGCGAACATCCTGGCCGACATGCACATGGACCATCAGAGCCTGATGGCCGCCATGCTGCACGACGTCATCGAAGACACTGGCATCGCCAAGGAAGCGCTCAGTCAGCAGTTCGGCGAAACCGTCGCCGAACTGGTCGACGGGGTCAGCAAGCTGACCCAGATGAACTTCGAGACCAAAGCCGAAGCCCAGGCCGAGAACTTTCAGAAAATGGCCATGGCCATGGCCCGCGATATCCGCGTGATCCTGGTCAAGCTGGCCGACCGCCTGCACAACATGCGTACTCTGGAAGTGCTGTCGGGGGAAAAACGCCGTCGTATCGCCAAGGAAACCCTGGAAATCTACGCGCCCATCGCCAACCGGCTGGGCATGCACACCGTGCGCGTGGAGTTCGAAGACCTCGGTTTCAAGGCCATGCACCCGATGCGCTCGTCGCTGATCAATCGGGCGGTCAAGAGCGCACGCGGCAATCGCAAGGAAATCGTCGCCAAGATCGAACACTCGCTGGCCAATTGCCTGGCTGCAGATGGCATCGAAGGCGACGTCAGCGGTCGGCAGAAGCACCTCTATGGCATCTACAAGAAGATGCGCGGCAAGCGCCGCGCCTTCACCGAAATCATGGACGTGTACGCCTTCCGCATCGTGGTCGACAAGGTCGACACCTGCTATCGCGTGTTAGGCGCCGTGCACAACCTGTACAAGCCGCTGCCGGGCCGCTTCAAGGATTACATCGCGATCCCCAAGGCCAACGGCTACCAGTCGCTGCACACCACCTTGTTCGGCATGCATGGCGTGCCCATCGAAATCCAGATTCGCACCCGCGAAATGGAAGAGATGGCCAACAATGGCATCGCCGCCCATTGGCTGTACAAGTCCAATGGCGATGAACAGCCCCAGGGCAACCATGCCCGCGCGCGGCAGTGGGTCAAAGGCATCCTCGAGTTGCAGCAGCGCGCCGGGAACTCGCTGGAGTTCATCGAGAGCGTGAAGATCGACCTGTTCCCCGACGAGGTCTACGTCTTCACCCCCAAAGGCCGGATCATGGAGCTGCCCAAAGGCTCCACTGCCGTCGATTTTGCCTATGCCGTGCACACCGACGTCGGCAACAGCTGCATCGCCTGCCGCATCAATCGCCGCCTGGCACCGTTGTCCGAACCGCTGCAGAGCGGCTCGACGGTGGAAATCGTCAGCGCCCCTGGGGCAAGGCCGAACCCGGCCTGGCTCAATTTCGTGGTCACCGGCAAGGCTCGCACGCACATCCGTCATGCCCTCAAGCAGCAGCGCCGCTCCGAGTCGATCAACCTCGGCGAACGCCTGCTCAACAAGGTACTGACCGGCTTCGACAGCAGCCTCGAGCAGATCGCCGCCGAACGCATCCAGCCGATCCTCGACGAGTATCGCCTCGAACTGCTCGAAGACCTGCTCGAAGACATCGGCCTGGGCAACCGCATGGCCTATGTCGTCGCCCGTCGCTTGCTGTCGGCGGAAAGCGAACAACTGCCTGCGCCTGAAGGCCCGCTGGCGATCCGCGGCACAGAGGGCCTGGTGCTTAGCTATGCCAAGTGCTGTACACCCATTCCGGGTGACCCTATCGTCGGTCACCTGTCGGCGGGCAAGGGCATGGTCGTGCACCTGGAAGACTGCCGGAATATCAGCGAAATTCGCCACAACCCCGAGAAATGCCTGCAATTGTCGTGGGCCAAGGACGTCACGGGCGAGTTCAACGTCGAGCTGCGGGTCGAGCTGGAACACCAACGCGGCCTGATCGCCTTGCTGGCCAGCAGCGTCAACGCCGCCGACGGCAACATCGAGAAAATCAGCATGGACGAACGCGACGGCCGTATCAGCGTGGTCCAGTTGGTGGTCAGCGTGCACGACCGCGTGCACCTGGCGCGTGTGATCAAGAAGCTGCGCACCTTGACCGGCGTGGTCCGCATCACCCGTATGCGTGCGTAG
- a CDS encoding RidA family protein, producing MSKTVINSDKAPAAIGTYSQAIKAGNTVYMSGQIPLDPKTMELVEGFEAQTVQVFENLKAVAEAAGGSFKDIVKLNIFLTDLSHFAKVNEVMGRYFEQPYPARAAIGVAALPKGAQVEMDAILVIE from the coding sequence ATGAGCAAGACTGTCATCAACAGCGACAAGGCCCCCGCCGCCATCGGAACCTATTCCCAGGCGATCAAGGCTGGCAACACCGTTTACATGTCAGGCCAGATTCCCCTCGATCCCAAGACCATGGAACTGGTCGAAGGCTTCGAAGCGCAGACCGTTCAGGTGTTCGAGAACCTCAAGGCGGTCGCCGAAGCGGCGGGCGGTTCGTTCAAAGACATCGTCAAGCTGAACATCTTCCTCACTGACCTCAGCCATTTCGCCAAGGTCAACGAGGTCATGGGCCGTTACTTCGAACAGCCCTATCCGGCCCGCGCCGCCATCGGCGTCGCTGCCCTGCCCAAGGGTGCCCAGGTCGAGATGGACGCCATCCTCGTCATCGAGTGA